Proteins from one Podospora pseudoanserina strain CBS 124.78 chromosome 1, whole genome shotgun sequence genomic window:
- a CDS encoding hypothetical protein (EggNog:ENOG503P529), with translation MILRPWLRLPLLALTASFFGHVAIASSASHHELSLPSYHYGAPIRVECMNRSSETGEHVSLPDSPTHEIQWIPFPICNETSSPLEFRYGIEEEKNCTIPMISDPFFHLLEFYVHADAPLACRLPARPPPHIEVVGQRQPEQEYIPLVFALAGTLQLSHMHISTHMNVLLHSTPKQHVHPHDSGVLDSATAYSTSPLTHMEGGDTVRLVIGDPLPFKFSVRWFPTPALPKTEGRVEWQGMGGHIYASTVFYSLLSFGAGVVVAGAYFFGVILPKRLKGRTLGGATPLGYGVGVGNGWGYSGGGQKRAID, from the exons ATGATACTACGACCGTGGCTTCGACTGCCACTGCTGGCTTTGACAGCTTCCTTTTTCGGCCATGTTGCCATTGCTTCCAGCGCAAGCCACCACGAACTCTCCCTGCCATCCTACCACTATGGCGCTCCCATTCGGGTTGAGTGTATGAATCGCAGCTC AGAAACGGGCGAACACGTATCCCTCCCCGACTCCCCAACCCACGAAATCCAATGGATCCCTTTCCCGATCTGCAACGAGACGTCCTCACCGCTAGAATTCCGGTACGGAatcgaagaagaaaaaaattgCACAATCCCCATGATTTCTGACCccttcttccatctcctcgaGTTTTACGTGCACGCCGATGCACCCCTCGCCTGCCGACTGCCCGCCCGGCCCCCGCCACATATCGAAGTCGTAGGCCAGCGACAGCCCGAGCAAGAATACATCCCTCTGGTTTTTGCGCTCGCGGGAACGCTGCAGCTGAGCCACATGCACATATCTACCCACATGAATGTTTTGCTGCACAGCACGCCCAAGCAACATGTCCATCCGCACGACAGCGGTGTTCTGGATTCTGCAACAGCATACTCGACGAGCCCCTTGACACATATGGAAGGCGGGGACACTGTGAGACTGGTCATTGGAGACCCGCTGCCTTTCAAGTTCAGCGTCAGGTGGTTCCCTACTCCTGCCCTGCCAAAAACTGAGGGAAGAGTCGAGTGGCAGGGGATGGGAGGACATATATATGCTTCCACAGTGTTTTATTCACTGCTGTCCTTCGGGGCCGGAGTTGTCGTGGCAGGTGCGTACTTCTTTGGAGTCATATTGCCAAAGCGGTTGAAGGGGAGAACGCTGGGAGGCGCGACACCGTTAGGATACGGCGTTGGAGTCGGGAACGGATGGGGTTACTCTGGTGGGGGTCAGAAGAGAGCTATTGACTGA
- a CDS encoding hypothetical protein (EggNog:ENOG503NYZ8; COG:O; CAZy:CE1) has translation MQFSTIALLALSCVAPVLGARSPGCGKTPTIRNGQYTTTVNGKQREYIVRLPDNYDRNFAYRLVFTFHALGGNAQQIANGGGGTLAWYGLPPLMTGNNSAIFISPNGLNQGWANTGGEDITFVDNMVRTIENDLCVEQSLRFATGFSYGGAMSYSWACSRPDQVRAISVLSSAVLSGCNGGTQPVAYYHQHGTRDSVLSISMGRQMRDRFVQNNGCTPLNPEPQPNGGRSTKTEYRNCLPGKPVTWVIFDGDHNPSQQDQGSNTPFAPGNTWEFWRQFQADGSSNPSPEPTSNPGNPQTTLITTSRAPEPTTGPAPGPTAPRWGQCGGQGWNGPTVCVSGTTCTKLNDYYHQCL, from the coding sequence ATGCAGTTCTCAACTATTGCGCTTTTGGCGCTTTCCTGCGTCGCTCCGGTCTTGGGCGCACGCTCTCCTGGTTGTGGCAAGACACCAACCATTCGCAATGGTCAATACACGACAACCGTGAACGGCAAACAAAGAGAATATATTGTCCGCCTCCCTGACAACTATGACCGCAACTTTGCGTACCGCCTTGTCTTTACCTTCCATGCTCTTGGAGGAAACGCTCAACAGATCGCCAACGGAGGGGGCGGTACCCTTGCCTGGTACGGTCTTCCCCCCTTGATGACAGGCAACAACAGTGCCATCTTCATCTCGCCCAACGGTCTCAACCAAGGTTGGGCCAACACCGGTGGCGAAGATATCACTTTTGTCGACAACATGGTGCGCACTATCGAGAACGATCTCTGCGTTGAGCAGTCTCTGCGCTTCGCCACCGGCTTCAGCTACGGTGGTGCCATGTCCTACTCTTGGGCCTGCTCTCGTCCTGACCAGGTCCGAGCCATCTCGGTTCTTTCCAGCGCTGTTCTCAGTGGCTGCAACGGAGGCACTCAGCCTGTGGCCTACTACCACCAGCACGGTACCCGCGACTCGGTCCTGAGCATCTCCATGGGCCGCCAAATGCGTGACCGATTTGTCCAAAACAACGGCTGCACCCCTCTCAATCCCGAGCCTCAGCCCAACGGAGGCCGCTCCACCAAGACCGAGTACCGCAACTGTCTCCCTGGCAAGCCCGTTACCTGGGTTATCTTTGACGGAGACCATAACCCGTCTCAGCAAGACCAGGGAAGCAACACCCCCTTCGCCCCTGGCAATACATGGGAGTTCTGGAGACAGTTCCAGGCCGATGGGAGCAGCAACCCCAGCCCCGAACCTACCTCCAATCCCGGCAATCCCCAGACCACCTTGATTACCACCTCTCGCGCTCCTGAGCCTACAACCGGACCGGCGCCCGGCCCTACTGCTCCTCGCTGGGGACAGTGCGGTGGGCAAGGGTGGAACGGTCCCACCGTCTGTGTCTCAGGAACCACTTGCACAAAGCTGAACGATTACTATCACCAATGCCTTTAG